One genomic region from Drosophila subpulchrella strain 33 F10 #4 breed RU33 chromosome 2R, RU_Dsub_v1.1 Primary Assembly, whole genome shotgun sequence encodes:
- the LOC119549468 gene encoding uncharacterized protein LOC119549468 produces MLIWLLLILFFCESFTLRSKFTNMSAVCSHEFCSSMRGWLSAKGEVNLDIHLNSTLRSGLRTTLTLLQRMDGQNRDQTLFSYDMDTCKMLRNLLQASLMKVWLRNVFKYGNLTERCPIKPAYYNIRNFQLETHSIPGYLPSGFYRLHHTSYYGKPKGRTHRSVATITLDVKFY; encoded by the exons ATGTTGATATGGCTCTTGCTGATACTCTTTTTCTGTGAATCCTTCA CTCTGCGTAGCAAGTTTACCAACATGAGTGCAGTGTGCAGCCATGAATTCTGTTCCAGTATGAGGGGATGGCTGAGCGCCAAAGGTGAGGTCAACCTGGATATCCACCTGAATAGCACTTTGAGGAGTGGCTTGAGGACTACACTTACCCTCCTGCAGCGGATGGATGGCCAAAATCGGGACCAGACTCTCTTTAGCTACGACATGGACACCTGCAAGATGCTGCGGAATCTTTTGCAAGCCAGTTTGATGAAGGTCTGGCTGAGGAACGTGTTCAAGTACGGGAATCTAACCGAACGCTGTCCCATTAAGCCA GCCTACTACAATATCCGCAACTTTCAGCTGGAAACCCACAGCATTCCGGGGTATTTGCCATCGGGATTCTACCGCCTGCACCACACAAGTTACTATGGAAAGCCCAAGGGCAGGACACACCGTTCGGTGGCCACTATCACATTGGATGTAAAGTTCTattaa
- the LOC119550300 gene encoding uncharacterized protein LOC119550300 isoform X3 yields MRLQKFLCCMPLKYGAISAGVIFGLVDFIIGCVGWNMIIRNEYPNFAVEFFRTMDTQICVAGFSTVAWLLMTNNILLVYAAIYNKLLFVGTWLLINYLVFLCTLVTVLLDPFASLRIVHF; encoded by the exons ATGCGTTTGCAAAAATTCCTGTGTTGCATGCCCTTGAAATATGGCGCGATTTCGGCGGGCGTTATATTCGGCCTTGTGGACTTTATCATAGGCTGCGTTGGGTGGAATATGATTATCAGAAATGAGTATCCGAACTTTGCCGTCGAGTTCTTTAGGACCATGGATACCCAAATCTGTGTGGCTGGGTTCTCGACAGTTGCATGGTTGTTGATGACCAACAATATCCTTCTGGTCTATGCTGCGATTTAC AACAAGCTTCTGTTTGTTGGAACCTGGTTGTTGATAAACTATTTGGTGTTTTTGTGTACTCTCGTCACCGTGTTGTTGGATCCCTTCGCATCCCTCAGAATTG TTCATTTTTAG
- the LOC119550300 gene encoding uncharacterized protein LOC119550300 isoform X1: protein MRLQKFLCCMPLKYGAISAGVIFGLVDFIIGCVGWNMIIRNEYPNFAVEFFRTMDTQICVAGFSTVAWLLMTNNILLVYAAIYNKLLFVGTWLLINYLVFLCTLVTVLLDPFASLRIAFLGYCLIVVKSYYSELTVVEDSESVSSRGASESEDESNA from the exons ATGCGTTTGCAAAAATTCCTGTGTTGCATGCCCTTGAAATATGGCGCGATTTCGGCGGGCGTTATATTCGGCCTTGTGGACTTTATCATAGGCTGCGTTGGGTGGAATATGATTATCAGAAATGAGTATCCGAACTTTGCCGTCGAGTTCTTTAGGACCATGGATACCCAAATCTGTGTGGCTGGGTTCTCGACAGTTGCATGGTTGTTGATGACCAACAATATCCTTCTGGTCTATGCTGCGATTTAC AACAAGCTTCTGTTTGTTGGAACCTGGTTGTTGATAAACTATTTGGTGTTTTTGTGTACTCTCGTCACCGTGTTGTTGGATCCCTTCGCATCCCTCAGAATTG CTTTTCTCGGATACTGTTTGATCGTGGTGAAGTCCTACTATTCTGAACTTACCGTGGTTGAGGATTCTGAATCTGTGTCCAGTAGAGGTGCATCCGAAAGTGAAGATGAATCCAACGCATAA
- the LOC119550300 gene encoding uncharacterized protein LOC119550300 isoform X2, with amino-acid sequence MRLQKFLCCMPLKYGAISAGVIFGLVDFIIGCVGWNMIIRNEYPNFAVEFFRTMDTQICVAGFSTVAWLLMTNNILLVYAAIYNKLLFVGTWLLINYLVFLCTLVTVLLDPFASLRIVLLF; translated from the exons ATGCGTTTGCAAAAATTCCTGTGTTGCATGCCCTTGAAATATGGCGCGATTTCGGCGGGCGTTATATTCGGCCTTGTGGACTTTATCATAGGCTGCGTTGGGTGGAATATGATTATCAGAAATGAGTATCCGAACTTTGCCGTCGAGTTCTTTAGGACCATGGATACCCAAATCTGTGTGGCTGGGTTCTCGACAGTTGCATGGTTGTTGATGACCAACAATATCCTTCTGGTCTATGCTGCGATTTAC AACAAGCTTCTGTTTGTTGGAACCTGGTTGTTGATAAACTATTTGGTGTTTTTGTGTACTCTCGTCACCGTGTTGTTGGATCCCTTCGCATCCCTCAGAATTG TCCTACTATTCTGA
- the LOC119550299 gene encoding uncharacterized protein LOC119550299, with protein MSLTKIIFVIIFLRFVIPKPDTIINQLTTKLNIKTHIYFSFTMESLEKLNLDTYQPKLLIYKNISEELKTQHDEPVLVIVQLEKELDFNLEMVEVLRSYLKDRQYNDILLIGKDTENDKSYLTICKAFWNEGFPNVLIYNLQEQLWTIKPYPYLEIKSTNLTEYVRNRNNRNLAGYPLRVLVTNDPPHCFVDEEELPNSPNRYKGSIITILKIFADQLNATFQAVPFPGLRRYSTAECVQMVRDNETDACGSIFIRTYKYATSQPIRLNRVAIMAPFGNPIDKFYYFFRPFDSNVWIGTGMIVVYISAMGSLLHRWHFEEWDVGQYLLLAIETLLNRELSLPQSSSGSKWMLLLLLFVIGFVLSNLYVSLLSMMLTTKLYQRPIENLADLKAANVNILLQTHNIGPNSVYGSSEELRERFLLVEESLHKEKRNGLDTHYAYVDSEDRMDFYLYQQKFLRRRRMKKLSNPVGYTWAVQVIRQNWVLESYYNDHVQRLFETGLLNKLVDDVHELAVRAGFLHFFPTQTQTIEPLRLRDIVMAAMVLGGGHALAGICFLGELLA; from the coding sequence ATGTCACTGACTAAAATCATTTTCGTTATCATCTTCTTGAGATTTGTTATTCCTAAGCCTGACACAATAATTAATCAGTTGACTACgaaactaaatataaaaacgcATATTTACTTCAGTTTTACAATGGAATCTCTTGAAAAACTGAATTTAGATACTTATCAaccaaaattattaatttataaaaacattaGTGAAGAGTTAAAAACCCAACACGACGAACCAGTTCTCGTTATAGTACAGCTCGAAAAGGAATTGGATTTTAATCTGGAAATGGTGGAGGTGTTGAGATCCTACCTCAAAGATAGACAATATAACGACATATTGCTCATAGGTAAAGATACGGAGAATGACAAGAGTTATTTAACAATTTGTAAAGCTTTCTGGAATGAAGGCTTTCCAAATGTGCTAATTTATAATTTGCAAGAACAACTTTGGACAATCAAACCCTATCCTTATCTGGAGATAAAGTCTACTAATTTAACAGAGTATGTGAGGAATAGAAATAACCGAAATTTAGCGGGTTATCCCCTGCGAGTATTAGTGACTAATGATCCACCTCATTGTTTTGTGGATGAAGAAGAGCTACCCAATTCCCCGAATCGCTATAAAGGAAGTATAATTActatattgaaaatattcgcCGATCAACTCAATGCCACTTTTCAAGCGGTTCCATTTCCAGGACTTCGTCGCTATTCCACCGCAGAATGTGTACAGATGGTCAGGGATAACGAAACCGATGCCTGTGGCAGTATCTTTATAAGGACCTACAAATATGCCACCAGTCAACCAATTCGCTTGAATCGTGTGGCTATAATGGCGCCATTTGGCAACCCCATCGATAAGTTCTACTATTTCTTCAGACCCTTTGACTCGAACGTCTGGATCGGAACTGGCATGATAGTGGTCTATATATCGGCAATGGGTTCTTTGCTCCATCGCTGGCACTTCGAGGAATGGGATGTGGGTCAGTACCTCCTGCTGGCCATTGAAACTCTGTTGAACCGGGAACTATCTTTGCCGCAGTCTTCGAGTGGCTCCAAATGGATGCTACTGCTCCTGCTTTTTGTCATTGGTTTTGTTTTGTCCAATTTATATGTTTCCCTGCTCTCCATGATGTTGACCACCAAACTATACCAGAGACCCATAGAAAACTTGGCTGACTTGAAGGCAGCCAATGTGAATATACTGCTGCAAACACACAATATTGGACCTAATTCAGTCTACGGCAGTTCAGAGGAACTGAGGGAGAGATTCCTTCTGGTAGAAGAGTCCCTGCACAAGGAGAAAAGGAATGGATTGGATACACACTACGCCTATGTGGACTCGGAAGATAGAATGGACTTCTACCTATATCAACAGAAATTCCTGCGAAGGCGCAGGATGAAGAAGTTATCCAATCCCGTGGGCTACACCTGGGCCGTTCAGGTCATCCGACAAAACTGGGTGCTGGAGAGTTACTACAATGATCATGTACAACGATTGTTCGAGACTGGCCTGCTAAATAAGCTGGTGGACGACGTCCACGAGTTGGCCGTAAGAGCCGGCTTCCTGCACTTCTTTCCCACCCAAACACAAACTATCGAACCCCTGCGACTCAGGGATATTGTGATGGCTGCCATGGTTCTGGGCGGCGGACACGCCCTCGCCGGAATCTGTTTCCTGGGCGAGCTGCTAGCCTAA